The sequence below is a genomic window from bacterium.
GCGCGACGACCGGGGACCGTCGCTGCCGCCGGCTCTCGGTCGTCGCGCGCCAGGGTGCCGATCTGCTGCCCTGGCGAGGCGATGACGACCGTCCGGCGAACCATGGCGTCGATTACCAGACGCCCTACAGCTTCGGCAAGAGGGGTGCGACCTCCACAACATCTTGTGGACGCGGCCCCGGCGCGCCGTATCGTCGCGGATGCGCTAAGAAGCCGGGATGCTGATCCCCCTCGACGGCATCGCGCCGCGCATCGCGGCCACCGCCTACGTGCAGGCCAGCGCCCAGGTGATCGGCGATGTGCACCTCGGCGACGAGTCGAGCGTCTGGTTCAACGCCGTGCTGCGCGGCGACGTCTTTCCCATCCGCATCGGCGCCCGCACCAGCATCCAGGACAACAGCACCGTGCACGTGACCACCGGCCGGCACGCGACCGAGGTCGGCGACGACGTCACCGTCGGACACAACGTCGTCCTGCACGGCTGCCGGATCGGCGACCGCTGCCTGATCGGCATCGGCGCCATCGTGCTCGACCGCTGCGTCGTCGGCGACGACTGCATCGTCGGCGCCGGCGCGCTGCTGACGCCCGGCACCGTCGTGCCGCCCGGTCACTTGGTCCTCGGCCGCCCGGCGACGATCGTCCGGCCGCTCCGCGACGCCGAGCGCGCGCACGTGCTGCAGTCGGCGCGCGGCTACGTCGCGAACGCGGCGCGCTATCGCGCCCAGGGCATCTGAACGGACGCGCGGCCGGCGGTCAGCAGCCGGCGAGCGCCGCGTTCACGGCGGCGATCAGGTCGTCGATGCTGACCGTGCCGTCGCCGCCGCGGTCGGCGGC
It includes:
- a CDS encoding gamma carbonic anhydrase family protein, which codes for MLIPLDGIAPRIAATAYVQASAQVIGDVHLGDESSVWFNAVLRGDVFPIRIGARTSIQDNSTVHVTTGRHATEVGDDVTVGHNVVLHGCRIGDRCLIGIGAIVLDRCVVGDDCIVGAGALLTPGTVVPPGHLVLGRPATIVRPLRDAERAHVLQSARGYVANAARYRAQGI